The Megalobrama amblycephala isolate DHTTF-2021 linkage group LG8, ASM1881202v1, whole genome shotgun sequence region TTTTAGGAAATGATTGCAAGTGATGAATTTTAATGAATGCTTGTAATGTATATTAACCATAAACTTGATGCTTGTTTAGCTGTGCTGCTGAAGGGAGGTACTGAATTAAGTCAAACAAGCATGATTTTAAAACGTTAGCTTTACGTTATaaacaaatgtcaaaatgacaCACCATTCACAACCTATTTTACTTCCCAAATCTGTATTTCAGATTTGATTTTATCTACTGGGAACTGATTGGACTGGAAAAAGTAGTTGTTATATACCAGAATGGTGGTTGGATCCCAGAGGCTGGAAAGCTGAAAAGTCATTTCAGACCATGCATTAAGAGAATGAAAAGGGTGAATAGGGTCAGATTCATGTTGACTTTGAGGATACTAAATAAACCTACAGGTTTTGGTGCAAAGGTTGAATagattcatttgttttgtttgttttgctgtaTTTGTGAATAacctgaaattaaaaaaaaaactgtttctaattcagtaaaaatatctCTATATTTTTTTTGCCAAGAGTTtgaagaggacctattatgcttgtttacatttttagttttacaTTGTTGCTCTTTGAACATGAAAAAGGTGAAAAAGTtgcaaagcacaaagtcactccaaagggagttattctcttaTATTCTGAACGATTGGGAACGTGCACGTCACAAtatcttaataaaaaaaattaagttctaTACAATATGAATGTGTACAGTATAATTGTAATTCGGACATACCACATCCGCCAtgctgtcattatcatgtgaccaattacgtcacttcactgtcattcacaaatactctcctgtggcctcatgggatagtaaagtgtgcatcgtatgcacacttcagaatctcaccggaagtagtagctcatccgggtactttttgcctaatCTTTTATGAGTACGTGTGAATTTGGACATACctgtacttttttattttgtcacacactgttttttgcctactatatagtagggaagaaTGCAATTTCGGATGCAGAAAGGAACTAAACAGGGCTGCGTTGTAGCCTAAGCATTGTatgcctaagttgatcgtagaacAATTGCCACCAATGGTTTCTATGATCAgcataggcttacaatgcttttgggaaatgccaCACAGAGCACTACAGACAGACTGGTAAGAGAGATGctgcaatatgtaaaatatgtgaaaaataatgttttttaacattcaagcatgaaaacctattctagtagaacccaaaaacaaaatcaagactttgtaaaagggtaTAATATTGCCTCTTTAAATTTTTGAggataaataattaaaacaagcaTGTAACATGTAGTTTATCATCATCCTTTCACTCTACCTATGACACAAATGGCACACTTTTgtactatatacagtataagaCGAACAATAAAGAACAGATGCAGATAACCAGATTAAATACTTTTGATGATTATTGCATTATAATATTAGCCTAGAATAATAGAAATTACCACTGTGCTTTGGTGTTAACTTATAGATCAAGCTTCTTTTGAATattcactttaatttaattCCCCTGAACAAGAACAGAATTGAGTTTGTTTGCTAATCGAATACAGCAGGCTTAATGGAAAATACCTTCCCCTATGAAAAACTGTAATGGTAACTTTTTCGAGTACTCAAATTGATTATTCAGATCCCAAGGAGGTCATTTCATACCTCAATAACAAGAAATGAATAGGCAGACCAGGTGAGTTAAGAGATGGCTTAAAAATACCTTACTTTTACTAAAAAGTCTGTTTAGTTTCAACAAAATGCTCCAAGAAATGTGAATTTAGTCCTTTACTCATAATGTGTCCAATGGAGAAGGAGAAGACCATGATGGCCTACCCTCTGACAAAGAAAGCATCAACATCGTTGCTGGAGGTTTTGAGCCTTGCTCAGGATATCATTCAGCTCAACAGTGCTGACCATGGGTCATGAGAGGGTCTTTGGAGTCAACGTGGGATCTCCTTCAAACAGTACAAGAAGAATCAGAAtcttcccagctaacaaaaatatgttccaaGAACGTTTTTCTAACGTtccccttaaaggtgctaaagaggatgttttgttttatacatttttgcaatattacttgaaactgtctttattaactgataaaagactatttattaggtgcactgaaagtaataatattaatatacatcatctgtgcacgaggtagggccttaaagacatcagccaatcgtttacgcgatcatcgcgtaaacgattggccctctggcttgtcaatcactgccatgacgatccacgtgagagacgcgcggctgcgcgctccagtaactttccacactccacaggcgctgcatgcaatgtttttgtcaggagacaggagtaacaactgcagattatgagtcacctgcggtgagtccgacataacgaatccacggctttaagtcgcgcacacacttaacaattgtaaggccgattatgaatgtaaattgatacttatgactgatcgcgctcaaacgcgtccagtcagagccagttgctttcagtctgcgattacagtcggtgttcaaattccatgtgaaagtatataaatctgcttcaggagcaggaaacaatcgctgaaTGTTGAGCATagttagaatgttttagctagtcgttaaatgtgtgcccggcttaataacacagcgaatggcggtggtaaacactcgtgttccgatactcgtgcacgagttttgggaggcgttccctctaaatgagctgtgaaggaggggggttgttcttacccatgcgctcatttcaaaaactcagtcgacaaaaagaacctctttagcacctttaagttatgaaaacgttatttctgaatgttcaaaatgtccagtttattaaatgttttaattaattttttcctTGGTTATATGAATGTTAAGGAAACGTTCCATTGTATCAATTTGAAAACATTACGGGaacattacttttgaatgttctcctaacattctgaaacaagtagtaacattaaAGAAAcatccaacaacaaaaaaatcaggAAAAAAGTTTCATGACCTACGTGTAATGTTTTTgagaacatttttaaagaccAGATCACTAAACGTACGTTcaattaacgttactggaagaaagttgtttgagagaaccttgccagaacgttagcCAAAGTTTTTAGAATGTTCCCTGTAGCTGCTTTTATATCAGTTTCACTCGTTTTTGATGATGGTACAGCTTATAGAGAAATCTATGGTTACCATGTATTGTAGGCTATTTGTGAGCTTCTGAATGACAAacatcttttaaacaaataacaaaattaaaattcttaaaaCTCCAAACGTGTGTCTGTTGTGTTCGGTCTCTTCAACAAAACGAAAAACAATCGCACTTTCAGATGGTCCCTAACATTGTTGTCATCCAGATTCGAGACAGGAAAAGTCATGATCATGGGAAATCTTTACATTTCTGAACACTAACAAATTCGTATTTCACAACTGTAATGATCACATGGCTAAATGGAATCCCGTGCATTTTCTAACATGGTGTTTCTGTCTGACATCACATGACACAGAAAAAAGCAGGAAACGATTATGTTTAGTTTCAGCGGTCAGTGTACAGTAAAGGATGCTGTGAATGAACAATGACACACGTGTTTTAGGTGTATTCGAATTTAAAAACGTAGTAGGCTAAATGGAGGATGAAGAAATATGCATCTCCAGATGTTGTTCGGACTGGATGTCCGAGATGACCGCGGGTTTTTGGGACATCCCGCTGTGGAATCTCGCTATACCCGGTACGTCGAttaatttttcagttttcagttttGCAATTAATTGGTAAACTTTTTGATtgattactattactatttaaCAATGATCACCATCTGTTTACTGTTTTTCAGGAAGTCACGACACCATGACTTACTGTTTAGATCAGCAGTCCTCTGTGCTGAAGTCTGAGCCGAAGGTGCTGCAACTGTTAGCCGCTTTATTTCCCTGTATCGTTCGGCCCTGTATAATCAAATGGTCAACAACACAGGTAGTAATAGACATGTTGTTCTAAATTTTATAAATCtgtttcttcagtggaacacaaaaggaagaATGTTAACATGACTAACAGCCTTCACTTTCATTGCTTCTTTCAACAACAAAGTTTGGTGACTGTGTGTGTCATTCTGCCTCCTTTTGTgtaacacagaaaaaaatatgtcaTGCAGGTTTAGAACATTCTTAATGTGGGTAAATTATGACAGGTGTTGATGATATACAGCATTTTTCATGGCTTATTTTTATCCTTTTTTTATCCAGGAGGACAGCATCTCTAACCAGCTGGATTTAGGCATTCGGTTTCTTGATCTCAGAATAGCTCATAAGATAAAAGACCCTGATGAAGTTTTCTACTTTGCACATGGGATCTACTCTCTTCTGACAGTGAAGGTACTGAtcattttaaaagaatgttaaaTCCTCATTCCAATGGAGAATAACTTTGGTTGTGTTCTGGCTGTGTTATTTGAAGGAAGTGCTCACAGAAGTTTCTCACTGGTTAGACCAGCACATCAAGGAAGTGGTCATCATTGCACTTTCTGCCTTTGATGGAATGAACCTGGATCGACACAGAGACCTCATTCAGTTCCTCATAAGCACTTTTAACAATAAAATTTGTCCCAATCATGTAAGTATGTTCatgtccccccccccccccccccccgcaTGTCATGTGTGTGGGAATGCTTACTAAAGACCTTTTTACCATCAAAAACACTCCTCTGTTACTCATCAGAAAACTTCTACACATAGATGTACATTCACATGAGATGAAGATTTCGGTTATatctagagatgcaccgatgtatCAGCCGTTTGTTGATCAGTTTACATTGGTTTATTAATTAACTGTGTGAAGGCATTGAGCTGTATAATGTCTGTTGCATAATCAATCATTTTTTTCtgggtaaaataataaaaaacttaacaaaacacaatgaaaactGTACAAAATACAACGTTGTCACTGTCCCGAATGGGCCAGTGCTGCATCTTTGTGAAAGTTTATCCTTTACATgtggttttaaagggttagttcacccaaaaaagaaaatttgatgtttatctgcttacctccagggcatccaagatgtaggtgactttgtttcttcagtagaacacaaatgatgatttttaactccaaccgttgcggtctgtcagttgtataatgtgtgtcaatgggaactccatctgtaagagtcaaaaaaacatgcacagacaaatccaaattaaaccctgcggctcgtgacgacacattgatgtcctaagacacgaaacgatcggtttgtgcgagaaaccgaacagtatttatataatttttttacctctaaaacaccacaatGTCCAACTGGCCTGCACATCCTATtaagtgaggtcaaaaaacacgttctgatgacggaagtgatctctcgcgctttgcttcaatgagtgcgagagatcacttccattgtcagagcgcgttcAGACCTGGAGGGCAAATGGACATTGTGGTGTTTTAGagataaaaaaatgatataaatactcttcggtttctcacacaaaccgttcgtttcgtgtcttaggacatcagtgtgttttcacaagccatagggtttaatttggatttgtctgtgcatgtttatttgactcttatagacgaagttcccactgacacgcattatacgactgacagattgcaacggttggagttaaaaatcatcatttgtgttctactgaagaaacaaagtcaccttcatcttggatgccctgggggtaagcagataaacatcacattttcatttttgggtgaactatccctttaagcattaCGAATTGAAATATTAAGCACAAGAAGTTGAGAAATTCGCACACATCCATAGCGCGAGCCCGGAAAGCGTCTTAGTGCGTGAAGTCTTTCGCTTCTAAATCACACAAAAGTATATCAATATGGCTGTAAAACATAGTGGGTTGTGTCTtaaatgaacgtaaacagctGAGATATAAAATgcttgtgtaacagtatattggatctgtgcagctcttaaagtgacagcagcctaatttCCTGCTGCGCTGCTGTctgcattttaatgttaatcaaacaacaaaagacaaaaaaaatcactcactgctctttacaaaataactttaataaggattaatatgtatttaatttatacactGAAGAAtatgcagttattttacatttgtttactttatttctgtacctgaaaactactgtaaAACGAACCTAAGTACTGTTTATATCATACGTATCTTTATTCTGAtgtgtttatgtatttatgcTGGCCTGCTGAATGTTAAATGGATGTTCATTAGAAATTATTTGATGATGCAGCAATAATTTAGCTAGTATAACTTAATACGTACATTTTTGAACTTTGCTcatttaaaacatgatcaaaacacTATCTATTTTAATGATAAAACTTCAAATAAGAGAGCAAGTTATAATTATTGGTATCGGAATGGgccaataattgtttgttataaTCGATATCAACCCCAAAAAAATcctatcggtgcatccctatcAGCACATTGATAAAAGCTATTTTATTTTCCATGGTTGCTTCTTAGGTTTGAGATCACATGGCCCGCTGCTGAATACTATCTCCCCTATAATTCCCttgttatttgtgttatttcagGTGACACCCTCACTGCAAGAGTGTTGGAAACACAGTTATCAGGTTATTCTGTCATATGATGACTCAGCTGCATCTGGACATGAGGAACTGTGGCCCCGGTGTGAATATTGGTGGGCAAACACATCAGATCCAAACCATGTCATATCCTACCTGGAGGAGAGGAAAGAGGAAGGGAGACCAGGTCAGTcacaataagaaaaaaatgagaagatatatttcattaaaggtTGTTCTTCCTTAAATAATTGCCCCAAATTTGTTTTCAGATAGGTTTTTTGCTGCTGGTCTGAACCTAACCGAGGATGCCAAGTATATACTTTGTCATCCATGCCAGTCATTGCAAAGCATGACCCTGAGCTCCTATAGTCTGCTTTTGAACTGGGTCAAGCAGCAGCGTCCAGGCTCGGACAAAACATGTTTGAACATCATCTGTGCAGATTTTGTGGGGGTTTTCAGTAATGAATTCACCCAGCTGGTTATTGGACTCAATCAAAGACTCTTAAAAGAGACTTGATCTATAAATATGCCACATATTATGTTACATAAAAAACTGTGTATTTCATAAAATGTAGCatctttattacagtttatcttGCACATTCTTGATACATTTTAATGCAAGcgttgttatttttaatgtttgcaTGCCAATAATTTACCAGTCTTTTATGACGGTCCCTAAACtgtgaagggaaaaaaatgttttgtgcatTGCTGCCATCTAGAGGTAATCCATATAGGTTCTTGTTTGTATTGGAGATTTTGTTACTTGCAATTTCATTGTTACATCAAGCTTTAAAAATGTCAAAGAACTAAATGTCTTTCCTGCTTTTTCTTGGATGTTTGACAAAACGGAAAAGGCAGATTCAAATAATCAAAGACTAAGATGCTCAATAGATTATATAGCATGACCTGTCCAATGAGTCACACTTAATTTTAGTAACATCCAATGTCTTGTCATGACTTCAACTGTTGTTGACACTGTGTTTGGCTTTTAGTCCATGTGCGTTCCATGTATGTATTTGTGGGGTCTAATTTTAGATTGCACTTTCTAAGGTGCTTAACATTTATAGTATCTACTTAAGTGATAATCCAGTTCACTGATGCCTTTCACACTTGGTTTGTGTAGGGTGTATGAGGTAAATAAACACAAGGGGGGTTTTTTATTGGAAAAATTATAACAGAGAAGCTTTTCAGAAAGTCTTTCaggatgtattttaaatttaatgtcTCACTAATTCCAAGACAAAATCACAATATGTTTCTTGGGGAACTGTTTTATATCATGCAGAGACACTGACCTGGATATAATCTtgatctaatttttttttttttccacgaTTGCATTGTAGAATAGTGTGCGCTACATGCAATATCCAAAGAATTTAGAACATTCTGAACAGATCTGGAGCAAGATGCTTCCAGAGAGCTTTGAGAATCCCCTCCCTCCTCTTTCAAGTCCCCACCTTTCTCCTAAACAGATTACTCGGGAGTTAAAGGAGCCTGCATTCGGTCGCTGTGTCGTCTCTATGAGGCTTAGAGCCACAGAGGAAACAGATGGGATAAGAAAACCAGGGGATATAATTACAGAGGCTTAATCAGCAATCCAAGGCCTGTCCAGAACCCAGTCACACAGCCTCAAGCTTCTGCACCTCACAGTTTCTCTTTCAGAGGTATTCGTCTCAGGGACTGGAGACAACTACAGCTGTTTAACATGGAGAACGAGGAAGAGGAAGATGAAATCTTTACAGCGTTGCAGGGAGGATATGAAGGGCAGGAAGATGTGGAGGAGcaggaggaagaagaagaacaagAGGAGCCAGAGGCTGAGAGGAAGAGCAGTTGGGATGTCCCAATTCCAAGTCGATCACTGGCCAGTCGCAGAGCTTCACTTCCATGCCCGGTCTGTACACAATAcaagtttttgtgtgtgtgtgtgtgtagcttgTACAAGTTTGAGTGCTATGGCACACGATCTTCTAAATGAGAGCAGAAAGACACCAGTCGCTTTGGGCCAAGCTGTGGATTTGTCTTACAGGCAGCCGACGAGCAGTTGATTcaattaacacttttaaataGTATCTCAAAGCTACACTAGGGGCTTTTCCACAAGCAATTTATTTCTCTTCCTTCCGTAgtacattttgcattttattttcatattatttattcTCTTATTACAACTGAATTACCAAGTAAATTAcatgaattacatttttatttctctttttttaatttgaaagctAAATCGAATTATTTTAACATCACTGATTTGTTAAAAATTATTCTTCGGCTAAATAAAAACATCATGATGTTTGGTGCATAAATATACACAATTTGCCCTACAGAAATAAAGACCCGATATAATTATGAATCATTAAAATGTCACATTCTGTACAGAAAAACAGATAATTCAGGTTGCAAATCAAAAGGTGCATCTCACAGCTgtgaaaatgcaacattttgaTTTACAGGTTTGTGACATCAGAGATCAAAGCAGGACACAATTTGCATAATCTAAACTTTAAGAAGAGTTTATGCTGAAATTACCTTTCAGTGTTTGGACAAAACTGATTAAAGTAAAGTCAGACATTTCAGACAGGCTGAtattagtttttcttttttcctttttttgttttttttagctgCATCAAAATCTGCAAGGAACagagtttttaaaataattttaaacatGAGGTCAGATCGATAAGAAATATGTGAAATTCTCAACTGTGAGCTCATTGTACAAACTGTTTTTTGGATCATTCTCACATACTGGATAATATGGATCATCAGGGGCcagttcaaaaagtttaatctggatcagaattatctggatttggaaatcctatgttttgctatccaggatcaggtaatccatcttacttttgtgctggtttttcaaagcaatattggattggatcaccctgacacagataaacactttttttcccATAGTGTTCACCCGAGAAACTTTGACTGGTTCATCTCTTATGATTGTGTCAATGTAGTTTTCAAACAGTgataaaaacactttaaattaaatataatatttttgtttgatatttacagctgtttgggaattaaaatctcttttttactttacagtatATGTTACCAGAAGGCTAAATATAGCCTAATGTCTTCTtctaatttattactttaacagttaaactaatcaaaagtaaaatacaaaatatgtgtgtatgtatattacatgatacaaatgttgtattttttgaccagttttaaagttttattacatttttgttcctGAAATCCACTTTTCTGATGGGATCAGTATAATCCAGATTTTTTGGATCAAAGGTGTCCCAATCTTACTAAAAGTTTTGAACAGCACAAACTGATGATTTTATCCAGATCAAAATATCATATTTGCATCGCCTCCGGGAAGCTATTtagggcatccaagaccaagtcctatctaactgaatgggggaatcctgaaatctcaaaaactgcttggcgaactcacaattaaataacatatttcaaatgaCCACCCTTTTCAGtaacaaaatctgacataaactatcccataaatgttgtttttatgcttaaatagcattaaaaaaagcgtatttttcaggctagacaaGCCTCTGTGCGTGTGCAGTCCTAAGCATGAGTCTCAGGTTCCTATGggaaccttttttaaaaaaataaggtttctatgggaaccagagcttctaatggcagctgcagtgatgcaatgacttgATCAATCAGCAACTGagtcttttacttagaaggcggggCATATACCGCAATATTGTgcgttgcagtttctcccattcataactaataggagtgaaccgtctttctatatctatagtctttggcaacaatcacatcattatcacatggcacaagctgattggcctctgctgatcctgcagccaatgagattgcttgctcaacatttaaatagtcttgTTCATTGATTGCTGTAAGCTAGTTCTGCAGCGCtatcagagttcctctgaaaccctccacctcccccagctccacctgcctagatctgatACGAGATTTATCTATGTttatttatgcagcagcagcatatcttacatgctcacatcAGTGTGTCTGCGTATCTATTAGCTGTAGCAAGTCCATACTTGCTCTTATACTTCGTATCGTAGCAGATCTAGTCCACCAAGAtctaatacattaacattgccatatacaaaaacatgctaaaactattCGAGAGATGTCACGATTGAACTATTGTTATGCAGTTTTTGTTATAATTTCGTAtgtaatgaaaaatgaaatgtttgtGCCTTTTCTTATTTTATGCTTGCATGCATATTATGCATATTTTACAGGCTCAGCTGAATGCAATGCATTTGAGTCGCCTGCAATCTGCCAGCATGGCCCCAAGCCCAGCTCACCTGAGCCACTGGCTTCAACGCGGTGAGGCGAGGCCGTGCTCTCGCTCCAGCCATGTTGGCAATAAAGAGGAGGGAACGCACACCAAGGGCAGCACATGTGAAAGACGGCCACATCCCATCCCTACCATCCCTGAGGTGCACGAGACTCTGGAGAAAAAAGCCAAATTTAGGAGCCGCAATGTCATGTCTCTGGTTGGTGTGATTTATATGATTTTGATTTTGTAAAGATGTGAATGATTACCAATAAGTTATTCAATCTCAGGAGCATTTAGATAAGCGAACATGAGATAAGATCATTTTATTGTTATGATTTGACAAGGCTAGAAAAATCTGAGGCTGTATCAGTGCATGTACAACACCTGaagctaaaaaataaatgaataaagctAAAAACAACCTGTTGAGAAACAGGAACAGGTTTTTACACAATAGGGTTGTTTTGTTT contains the following coding sequences:
- the zgc:112023 gene encoding PI-PLC X domain-containing protein 1, producing the protein MEDEEICISRCCSDWMSEMTAGFWDIPLWNLAIPGSHDTMTYCLDQQSSVLKSEPKVLQLLAALFPCIVRPCIIKWSTTQEDSISNQLDLGIRFLDLRIAHKIKDPDEVFYFAHGIYSLLTVKEVLTEVSHWLDQHIKEVVIIALSAFDGMNLDRHRDLIQFLISTFNNKICPNHVTPSLQECWKHSYQVILSYDDSAASGHEELWPRCEYWWANTSDPNHVISYLEERKEEGRPDRFFAAGLNLTEDAKYILCHPCQSLQSMTLSSYSLLLNWVKQQRPGSDKTCLNIICADFVGVFSNEFTQLVIGLNQRLLKET
- the si:ch211-207l14.1 gene encoding E3 ubiquitin-protein ligase CIP8; this encodes MENEEEEDEIFTALQGGYEGQEDVEEQEEEEEQEEPEAERKSSWDVPIPSRSLASRRASLPCPAQLNAMHLSRLQSASMAPSPAHLSHWLQRGEARPCSRSSHVGNKEEGTHTKGSTCERRPHPIPTIPEVHETLEKKAKFRSRNVMSLSDADSLCMICHDDLRKGGGGIRELHCSHSFHSECIEEWLWTKQTCPTCQKHVAMPEPLYWTSTRVIVP